Proteins from a single region of Acidobacteriota bacterium:
- a CDS encoding dehydrogenase E1 component subunit alpha/beta, with product MGGVALQSSPSHPVHATLPPRDERLLRAYRLMVLSRRLDDKEIQLKNQSQIFFQVSGAGHEAILVAAGLALRPGVDWAYPYYRDRAFCLALGVTPLEMLLQGVGAKDDPASGGRQMPSHWGHTRWNIVSGSSPTGSQCLQAIGCAEATRLLTELPGLPDHARPAPDAVTYVSVGDGTTSEGEFWESLNTASNAQLPVVYVVEDNGYAISVPVEVQTPGGDISRLVESFPHLKVFRVDGTDIQASLAAMDEAVAYARSGEGPAFVHAKVTRPYSHSLSDDERLYKTAAERADEAARDPIARAAEFLLAEGLVTREQLDAIHASVDAEIDAATDIALKAERPARDTAGLYVYSPDVDVTASSWDSEPATDGKPDTMVAAINRTLRDELHANPRMIVFGEDVADASRESALAEVAGKGGVFKVTHGLQREFGGQRVFNSPLAEANIVGRATGMATRGLKPVVEIQFFDYIWPAMMQIRDELTMLRYRSNNTFSAPVVIRTPIGGYLRGGSLYHSQSGESIFAHCPGIHVVFPSNAVDAAGLLRTSIRCDDPVLFLEHKHLYRQTYNKGVYPGADFTIPFGKAAVRRPGTDLTVITWGALVQRSLLAAQQAEKDGISVRVIDLRTIAPCDWETIGTAVRETNRIIVAHEDSLTAGFGGEIVARIAEHHFEHLDAPVLRVAAMDTPIAYCPDLEEEILPQSSDVLTAIRKLAAY from the coding sequence ATGGGGGGCGTGGCGCTGCAGTCGTCTCCCTCGCACCCGGTCCACGCGACGCTCCCGCCTCGTGACGAGCGGCTGTTGCGGGCATACCGCCTGATGGTCTTGTCGCGTCGCCTCGACGACAAGGAGATCCAGCTCAAGAACCAGAGCCAGATCTTCTTCCAGGTGAGCGGCGCCGGGCACGAAGCCATCCTCGTGGCGGCGGGACTCGCGCTCAGGCCGGGCGTCGACTGGGCCTATCCCTACTATCGCGACCGCGCCTTCTGTCTCGCCCTCGGCGTGACGCCGCTCGAGATGCTCCTCCAGGGCGTGGGCGCCAAGGACGACCCCGCGTCGGGCGGCAGGCAGATGCCGTCGCACTGGGGACACACGCGCTGGAACATCGTGTCGGGATCGAGTCCCACTGGCTCGCAGTGCCTCCAGGCCATCGGCTGCGCGGAGGCGACGCGACTGCTCACCGAGTTGCCCGGCCTCCCCGATCACGCGCGACCCGCGCCAGACGCCGTCACGTACGTCTCGGTTGGCGACGGCACCACGAGCGAGGGCGAGTTCTGGGAATCGCTCAACACGGCGAGCAACGCGCAACTGCCCGTCGTGTATGTCGTGGAAGACAACGGTTACGCGATTTCGGTGCCGGTCGAGGTGCAGACACCTGGCGGCGACATCTCCCGCCTCGTCGAGAGCTTCCCGCACCTGAAGGTCTTCCGCGTCGACGGCACCGACATCCAGGCCAGTCTCGCGGCGATGGACGAGGCGGTGGCGTACGCGAGGAGCGGCGAAGGCCCGGCGTTCGTCCACGCGAAGGTCACGCGCCCGTACTCGCACTCGCTCTCCGACGATGAGCGTCTGTACAAGACGGCCGCGGAACGTGCCGACGAAGCCGCGCGCGATCCGATCGCGCGCGCAGCGGAGTTCCTGCTCGCCGAGGGCCTCGTCACGCGCGAGCAGCTCGACGCGATCCACGCGTCGGTGGATGCCGAAATCGATGCCGCGACGGACATCGCGCTGAAGGCCGAACGCCCCGCGCGCGACACCGCCGGACTCTACGTCTACTCGCCGGATGTCGACGTCACGGCCTCGTCGTGGGACTCGGAGCCCGCGACCGACGGCAAGCCCGACACGATGGTGGCCGCGATCAATCGCACGCTGCGCGACGAGTTGCACGCCAACCCGCGCATGATCGTGTTCGGCGAGGACGTCGCCGACGCGAGCCGCGAGAGTGCGCTCGCCGAGGTCGCGGGCAAGGGCGGCGTGTTCAAGGTCACGCACGGACTGCAGCGCGAGTTCGGCGGTCAGCGCGTGTTCAACTCACCGCTCGCCGAAGCCAACATCGTCGGCCGCGCAACGGGCATGGCCACGCGCGGGCTCAAGCCGGTGGTCGAGATCCAGTTCTTCGACTACATCTGGCCCGCGATGATGCAGATTCGCGACGAGCTCACGATGCTGCGCTACAGATCGAACAACACGTTCTCGGCGCCCGTCGTGATCCGCACGCCGATCGGGGGGTATCTGCGCGGCGGGTCGCTGTATCACAGCCAGTCCGGCGAGAGCATCTTCGCGCACTGCCCCGGCATCCACGTCGTGTTCCCGAGCAACGCCGTCGACGCCGCGGGGTTGTTGCGCACGTCGATCCGCTGCGACGACCCCGTGCTGTTCCTCGAGCACAAGCACCTGTATCGGCAGACGTACAACAAGGGCGTCTACCCGGGGGCCGACTTCACGATTCCGTTCGGGAAGGCCGCGGTACGTCGGCCCGGCACGGACCTGACGGTGATCACGTGGGGCGCGCTCGTGCAGCGATCGCTGCTCGCGGCGCAGCAGGCCGAGAAGGACGGCATCAGCGTGCGCGTGATCGACCTGCGGACGATCGCGCCGTGCGACTGGGAAACCATCGGCACCGCCGTCCGCGAAACCAATCGCATCATCGTGGCGCACGAGGATTCGCTGACCGCCGGGTTCGGCGGCGAGATCGTCGCACGGATCGCCGAGCATCACTTCGAGCACCTCGACGCCCCGGTGCTGCGCGTGGCCGCCATGGACACGCCGATTGCGTACTGTCCCGACCTCGAGGAGGAGATCCTCCCGCAGTCGTCGGACGTCCTCACCGCGATCCGTAAACTCGCCGCGTATTGA
- a CDS encoding cupin domain-containing protein: MALYRWDEIALEKVTEMVSRKVVRGEREMLTQVYLKKGALVPLHAHDEEQMTYVLQGALQFLVGGEDIRVEEGEVLHIPAGVAHQAVALDDTFVLGAFSMTGNGQPAMGNR, encoded by the coding sequence GTGGCTCTCTATCGCTGGGATGAGATCGCGCTCGAGAAGGTGACAGAGATGGTGTCGCGCAAGGTGGTGCGCGGCGAGCGCGAGATGCTGACGCAGGTCTACCTCAAGAAGGGCGCGCTCGTGCCGCTGCACGCGCACGACGAGGAGCAGATGACGTACGTGCTCCAGGGCGCGCTGCAATTCCTCGTCGGTGGTGAGGACATCCGCGTCGAAGAAGGGGAAGTCCTGCACATCCCCGCCGGCGTGGCCCACCAGGCCGTCGCGCTGGACGACACATTCGTTCTGGGGGCCTTCAGCATGACCGGCAACGGGCAACCGGCAATGGGCAACCGATAG
- a CDS encoding TonB-dependent receptor, with the protein MMFHDALSRSQQVIRSVVVVGLLSCLAAQPSLGQGITGRIDGMVSDSQGGVLPGASVTIVNENTGLTVARVTDGQGIFTVTNLPVGIYTITAELQGFRRQQKTGFDLTADGRLTADFALGVGELSESVDVTAVAGEIVNRTSGEVSRTIDTQQIKDLAFNGRNYMELASLIPGSVATTFDPLELATSLATTGQSINGARANTNNLTIDGTSNVDSGSNGGQVNNVSLSFIDQVKIQTSNFSAELGRSSGAAINVVTRSGTNRYRGTARFDIRDEAFDEANYFAPRDANGARIKAPLEFRNFEGALGGPIVRNRLFFFVGQQYRTINRFTNPSRHTLPTSAELNGDFSVRLRGADGIVGTADDGVLRDAATGQPFPGNVIPQNRISPNGRAFANIYRALQGRAAQWSDTPTVNNATFQEFNPFKHREDIVRLDWQATGTQRFYGRYIHDQYTLIDPLGTFSGTTLPTVPTDRSRPGTSYQIGHTYVASTNLINEVKIGASWNGQRIRPVGDLWLRDTHGITFQELFDTPGFVAGGIPNVAVTGFSSIRGPDFALLSPTTDITVQDTLTWVRGRHSLRSGVAISRNRKDQNGRGNYFGSLAFNPSGNPRSSGNAVADMLLGNFRTYGEASADPVGFFRFTTYQAFVSDTWRIRDNLSVEVGLRYEYTTPTYTQQNNLVNFDPSRYDPSQAVQLRTNGLLVPGIGNRFNGLVMGGDGVPQDQQGRVSLLTGGDYDRIPYGAPRGLYEAQHLFMPRLSFSYSINPTTVVRGGVGLFYDKPEGNLVYSQMNLAPVLESLVYENFNIDTLADATAGAAGAMGGINAIDPNLTLPHQTNYSLGVQRELGGGYFVEASYVGNTGRDLLRLPDINRASFDDLRANAALPAAQRVSENYLRPYKGYSSIRLRVSDASSQYHSMQLYGAKRRGDLQFTVSYTLGRAMTDASGNADNDTADGAGDLRFFYGPATFDRRHALVNTLTYRLPWLRDRGGVLEAVAGGWEASSKFRFQSGQYLTATGNSSIGNRRAEYLGGEIDVDGDENGWFNRDAFANPPEDRRGTATVGQIEGPGFKQLDLSFRKNFRFGKRYNLTPIVDVFNVFNTVNFGNPNVVRDNAAFATISTAQPPRQFQLGVRFDF; encoded by the coding sequence ATGATGTTTCACGACGCGTTGTCGCGCAGCCAGCAGGTCATTCGATCGGTCGTCGTCGTCGGCCTTCTCTCGTGCCTTGCCGCCCAGCCCTCACTGGGCCAGGGCATCACGGGACGCATCGATGGCATGGTGTCCGATTCGCAGGGTGGTGTCCTCCCCGGAGCGAGTGTCACGATCGTCAACGAGAACACCGGCCTCACGGTGGCGCGCGTCACCGACGGGCAGGGCATCTTCACGGTGACGAACCTGCCGGTCGGCATCTACACGATCACTGCCGAATTGCAGGGATTCCGCCGCCAGCAGAAGACCGGTTTCGACCTCACGGCCGATGGCCGGTTGACCGCCGACTTCGCGCTCGGCGTGGGCGAGTTGAGCGAGTCGGTCGACGTCACGGCCGTCGCCGGCGAGATTGTCAACAGGACCTCCGGTGAGGTGTCGCGCACGATCGACACGCAGCAGATCAAGGACCTGGCGTTCAACGGCCGCAACTACATGGAACTGGCCTCGCTCATCCCGGGTTCGGTCGCGACGACCTTCGATCCGCTCGAACTGGCGACCAGCCTTGCCACGACCGGGCAGTCGATCAACGGCGCACGCGCCAATACGAACAACCTGACAATCGACGGCACGTCCAACGTCGACTCTGGTTCCAACGGCGGTCAGGTGAACAACGTCAGTCTGTCCTTCATCGACCAGGTCAAGATCCAGACGTCGAACTTCTCGGCGGAACTCGGACGCAGCAGCGGCGCGGCGATCAACGTGGTCACGCGCAGCGGCACCAACAGATATCGCGGCACCGCACGCTTCGACATCCGCGATGAGGCGTTCGACGAGGCCAACTACTTCGCGCCGCGAGACGCCAACGGGGCACGCATCAAGGCGCCCCTCGAGTTCCGCAATTTCGAAGGTGCCCTCGGCGGCCCCATCGTTCGCAATCGACTCTTCTTCTTCGTCGGCCAGCAGTACCGCACGATCAATCGGTTCACCAACCCGTCGCGGCACACGCTGCCGACGTCGGCCGAACTCAACGGTGATTTCAGCGTCCGTCTCCGCGGTGCCGACGGTATCGTCGGGACGGCCGACGATGGCGTGCTGCGCGATGCGGCGACCGGCCAGCCGTTTCCCGGGAACGTGATCCCGCAGAACCGTATCTCGCCGAACGGCCGTGCCTTTGCCAACATCTATCGCGCCCTGCAGGGCCGTGCAGCGCAGTGGTCCGACACGCCCACCGTCAACAACGCGACGTTCCAGGAGTTCAACCCGTTCAAGCACCGGGAGGACATCGTCCGCCTGGATTGGCAGGCGACGGGCACGCAGCGCTTCTACGGGCGATACATTCACGACCAGTACACCCTGATTGACCCGCTGGGGACATTCTCGGGGACGACCTTGCCGACCGTCCCGACCGACAGGTCGCGCCCGGGGACGAGCTACCAGATCGGCCACACATACGTCGCGAGCACGAACCTGATCAACGAAGTGAAGATCGGTGCCTCGTGGAACGGTCAGCGCATCAGGCCGGTTGGCGATCTGTGGCTCCGGGACACGCACGGCATCACGTTCCAGGAACTGTTCGACACGCCGGGGTTTGTCGCCGGCGGTATTCCGAACGTCGCGGTGACGGGCTTCTCCAGTATCCGCGGTCCGGACTTCGCGCTGCTGTCGCCGACCACCGACATCACCGTGCAGGACACGCTGACCTGGGTGCGCGGGCGCCATTCACTGCGTAGCGGCGTGGCGATCTCGCGCAACCGGAAGGATCAGAACGGGCGGGGCAACTACTTCGGCTCACTCGCCTTCAACCCCTCAGGCAATCCCAGGAGCAGCGGCAATGCCGTGGCCGACATGCTGCTCGGGAACTTCCGCACGTACGGCGAGGCCTCGGCCGATCCGGTGGGCTTCTTCCGGTTCACGACGTACCAGGCGTTCGTGTCCGACACGTGGCGCATCCGCGACAACCTGAGCGTTGAAGTCGGCCTGCGGTATGAGTACACGACGCCGACATACACGCAGCAGAACAATCTGGTGAACTTCGACCCGTCGCGATACGACCCGAGCCAGGCGGTGCAACTGCGCACCAACGGTCTGCTGGTGCCTGGCATCGGCAACCGCTTCAACGGGCTGGTCATGGGCGGTGACGGCGTTCCCCAGGATCAGCAGGGCCGCGTCAGCCTGCTGACGGGGGGCGACTACGACCGGATTCCGTACGGCGCGCCCCGCGGCCTGTACGAGGCGCAGCACCTGTTCATGCCGCGCCTCAGCTTCTCGTACTCCATCAATCCGACAACTGTCGTGCGCGGCGGGGTGGGTCTCTTCTACGACAAGCCGGAGGGCAATCTCGTCTACTCGCAGATGAACCTGGCACCGGTCCTGGAGAGCCTGGTCTACGAGAACTTCAACATCGACACCCTGGCCGATGCCACCGCCGGTGCCGCCGGTGCGATGGGTGGCATCAATGCCATCGACCCGAACCTCACCCTGCCTCACCAGACCAACTACAGTCTCGGTGTGCAGCGCGAACTCGGCGGCGGCTACTTCGTCGAGGCGAGTTATGTCGGCAACACCGGGCGCGATCTCCTCCGGCTGCCGGACATCAACCGCGCCAGCTTCGACGATCTGCGCGCCAACGCCGCCCTCCCCGCAGCCCAGCGGGTGTCCGAGAACTACCTGCGGCCGTACAAGGGATACTCGTCCATCCGCCTGCGGGTGAGCGACGCGAGTTCACAGTACCACTCGATGCAGCTGTACGGAGCCAAACGCCGCGGCGACCTGCAGTTCACCGTGTCCTACACCCTGGGCCGGGCCATGACCGATGCGAGTGGCAACGCCGACAACGACACCGCCGACGGTGCGGGCGACCTGCGCTTCTTCTATGGGCCGGCGACGTTCGACCGTCGGCACGCGTTGGTCAACACGCTGACCTATCGCCTGCCGTGGCTGCGTGATCGCGGCGGCGTCCTCGAAGCCGTCGCCGGAGGCTGGGAGGCCAGCAGCAAGTTCCGCTTCCAGTCAGGTCAGTACCTGACGGCGACAGGCAACTCGTCGATCGGCAACCGCCGGGCCGAGTATCTCGGAGGCGAGATCGATGTCGACGGCGACGAGAATGGCTGGTTCAACCGCGACGCCTTTGCCAACCCGCCCGAGGACCGGCGCGGCACCGCCACCGTCGGGCAGATCGAGGGCCCCGGCTTCAAGCAGCTCGACCTGTCGTTCCGCAAGAACTTCCGCTTCGGCAAGCGGTACAACCTCACGCCGATCGTCGACGTGTTCAACGTCTTCAACACGGTCAACTTCGGAAACCCGAACGTCGTTCGGGACAACGCCGCGTTTGCCACGATCAGCACCGCGCAGCCGCCGCGCCAGTTCCAGCTCGGCGTGCGGTTCGACTTCTGA